A single region of the Mycobacterium lentiflavum genome encodes:
- a CDS encoding HNH endonuclease signature motif containing protein: MHSIEVSADVSAALDTLDGGDAAIRALNFDALSPIVRLRVLERMEASRRRQIALSHDIIAGLSAADPTAVGGPIHKVIADCLRISYAEARRRVKDAEQLSARVTLTGQELPPELPATATVWREGKLDAQHLRVIQAFVRNLPDATPTDTAEDAECFLAKQATKLRPDQLERAAHRIALHINPDGKFSDSDRARQRGFTWCGQRSDGMSIGKLVASPELRANLDAWLARFAAPGMCNPDDEYPCTTGEPAEEAVGRDARTPGQRQHDALNALVRGQLGDPKLGQHNGLPVSVIVSTTLQELTTGTGRAVTGGGTLLPMRDVIRMAGHAYHYLAVFDEHQSRPLYLGRSRRVATPDQRVVLYAKDRGCTHPGCDAPGYWCEVHHIEQWADGGATDVDNLTFACRPHHKLAGMGWRTRKLANGRTEWIPPPQFDLGARTNDYHHPERLLGDDEAG; encoded by the coding sequence ATGCATTCGATCGAAGTCAGCGCGGACGTGTCCGCTGCCCTGGACACGCTGGACGGCGGCGACGCCGCAATCCGCGCCCTCAACTTCGATGCGTTGAGCCCCATCGTCCGGCTGCGAGTGCTCGAACGGATGGAAGCCTCGCGCCGGCGGCAGATTGCGTTGAGCCACGACATCATTGCGGGCTTGTCCGCGGCGGACCCGACGGCGGTCGGCGGCCCGATCCACAAGGTCATCGCCGACTGCCTGCGGATCAGCTATGCCGAAGCTCGCCGTCGGGTAAAGGATGCCGAACAGCTCTCTGCGCGTGTGACTCTCACCGGCCAGGAGTTGCCACCGGAGCTGCCGGCCACCGCGACAGTCTGGCGAGAAGGCAAGCTCGACGCGCAACACCTGCGCGTGATTCAGGCCTTCGTCCGCAACCTCCCCGACGCGACACCCACCGATACCGCCGAGGACGCCGAGTGTTTTCTCGCCAAGCAGGCCACCAAGCTGCGTCCCGATCAGCTGGAAAGGGCAGCGCATCGGATCGCGCTGCATATCAATCCCGACGGGAAGTTCTCCGATTCCGACCGCGCGCGCCAGCGCGGCTTCACGTGGTGCGGTCAGCGCAGCGACGGGATGAGCATTGGAAAGCTCGTTGCGTCACCAGAATTGCGTGCCAACCTCGACGCGTGGCTCGCTCGATTCGCCGCGCCCGGCATGTGCAACCCGGATGATGAATACCCTTGCACTACTGGCGAACCCGCCGAGGAGGCTGTTGGCCGGGATGCGCGGACGCCGGGCCAGCGTCAGCACGACGCGCTCAATGCGTTAGTCCGCGGCCAGTTAGGCGACCCGAAGCTCGGTCAGCACAACGGATTGCCAGTCAGCGTCATTGTGTCGACCACGCTGCAGGAGCTGACGACGGGAACGGGCCGAGCGGTGACGGGTGGCGGAACGCTGCTGCCCATGCGCGATGTGATCCGGATGGCCGGCCACGCCTACCATTATCTTGCCGTATTCGACGAGCATCAAAGCCGGCCACTGTATCTCGGTCGATCGCGCCGAGTTGCCACACCGGATCAGCGCGTGGTCCTGTACGCGAAGGACCGCGGCTGCACGCACCCGGGCTGTGACGCGCCCGGCTATTGGTGCGAAGTCCACCACATCGAGCAATGGGCCGACGGCGGCGCGACCGATGTCGACAACCTCACGTTCGCGTGTAGGCCCCACCACAAGCTTGCCGGAATGGGTTGGCGAACAAGAAAATTGGCTAACGGCCGCACTGAGTGGATCCCGCCGCCGCAGTTTGACCTGGGCGCGCGCACCAACGACTATCACCATCCGGAGCGGCTCCTGGGCGACGACGAAGCGGGCTGA
- a CDS encoding NAD(P)H-dependent amine dehydrogenase family protein: MNAPAGPIRVFQVGSGNVGSEMIRRIATQPDLELIGVHAYSPEKVGKDTGEFAGVGANGVKFTGSIDEIIAAKPDVLTFHGVFPDEDLYVQVLEAGIDIVTTADWITGWHRDTNHPHPSGKPVTQLLAQACEKGGATFYGTGMNPGLNQILGVVCSADVADIENVTTIESVDVSCHHSKDTWIEVGYGLPVDDPSIPAKLEKYTRVFADSVLMMADCFDVKLDEVKFSYELGACTKDVDLGWYTLPKGSLGGNYIKYQGMVDGVPRVETHLEWQMTPHTDPHWDIKGCYITQIKGDPCVYNKHMIFPKPGVDLSNPDNFASIGMTVTGMPALASIRSVVAAPPGLITSGDLPLRAFAGRFKL; encoded by the coding sequence ATGAACGCACCCGCTGGACCGATTCGCGTCTTCCAAGTCGGAAGTGGAAACGTCGGTTCGGAGATGATCAGGCGGATCGCGACCCAGCCTGATCTCGAACTCATTGGTGTGCATGCCTATTCGCCGGAGAAGGTCGGCAAGGACACCGGCGAGTTCGCCGGCGTGGGGGCCAACGGGGTGAAGTTCACCGGGAGCATCGATGAGATCATCGCCGCCAAGCCGGACGTGCTGACGTTCCACGGCGTGTTCCCCGACGAGGACCTGTACGTGCAGGTGCTGGAGGCGGGCATCGATATCGTCACCACCGCCGACTGGATCACCGGCTGGCACCGCGACACCAACCATCCGCATCCGTCCGGCAAGCCGGTAACCCAGTTGCTGGCGCAGGCATGCGAGAAGGGCGGTGCGACCTTCTACGGCACCGGAATGAACCCGGGGCTCAACCAGATTCTCGGTGTGGTGTGCTCGGCCGACGTCGCCGACATCGAAAACGTCACCACGATCGAGTCCGTCGACGTGTCGTGTCACCACTCCAAGGACACCTGGATCGAGGTGGGTTACGGCCTGCCGGTGGATGATCCGTCGATCCCGGCCAAGCTGGAGAAGTACACTCGCGTGTTCGCCGACAGCGTGCTGATGATGGCCGACTGCTTCGACGTCAAACTCGACGAGGTCAAGTTCAGCTACGAGTTGGGTGCGTGCACCAAGGATGTCGACCTGGGCTGGTACACGCTGCCCAAGGGTTCGCTCGGCGGCAACTACATCAAGTACCAGGGCATGGTGGATGGTGTGCCCCGGGTGGAGACGCACCTGGAATGGCAGATGACCCCGCACACCGATCCGCACTGGGATATCAAGGGCTGCTATATCACCCAGATCAAGGGCGACCCGTGCGTGTACAACAAGCACATGATCTTCCCGAAGCCCGGCGTCGACCTGTCCAACCCGGACAACTTCGCCTCCATCGGGATGACGGTGACCGGCATGCCCGCCCTGGCCTCGATCAGGTCGGTGGTGGCCGCACCGCCGGGGCTGATCACCAGTGGCGACCTTCCGCTGCGCGCATTCGCCGGGCGGTTCAAGCTCTAG
- a CDS encoding Rieske 2Fe-2S domain-containing protein: MAKPPLSMKPTGWFQVAWSEEIGVGDVHKMKYFDQEMVAWRADSGQLTVMNAYCEHLGAHLGYGGKVVGEVLQCPFHGWQWSNEGRNVCIPYQDRPNRGRRVRTYPVVERNESVYIWHDVDRREPFFEVPDVFAAFGDGSSADGYYPQQRLYRAGLELHPQYVLENGVDFAHFKYVHNTPIVPVFTRHDFGEPVSFVDFTITFEGDDGQRIEDVNSGVEAINGGLGIAVTKSWGMVDNRTISAITPVDDCTSDVRFMVYIGRTPHKDPVRAEMKAQEFGREVIRQFEQDIEIWQHQRYSDPPALATDEYEGFTAIRKWAKQFYPDGIGGSAAEVYAASQKG, from the coding sequence ATGGCTAAGCCGCCGTTGTCGATGAAACCGACCGGATGGTTCCAGGTTGCCTGGTCCGAGGAGATCGGCGTCGGGGACGTCCACAAGATGAAGTACTTCGACCAGGAAATGGTCGCCTGGCGGGCCGACTCCGGTCAGCTCACCGTCATGAACGCCTATTGCGAGCATCTGGGTGCGCATCTGGGGTACGGCGGCAAGGTCGTCGGCGAGGTGCTGCAGTGTCCGTTCCACGGCTGGCAATGGAGCAACGAGGGCCGCAACGTGTGCATTCCGTATCAGGACCGCCCCAATCGCGGGCGCCGGGTGCGCACTTATCCCGTGGTAGAGCGCAACGAGTCGGTCTACATCTGGCACGACGTCGACCGTCGCGAGCCGTTCTTCGAGGTCCCGGACGTGTTCGCCGCGTTCGGCGACGGCAGTAGTGCCGATGGCTACTACCCGCAGCAGCGGCTGTACCGCGCCGGCCTCGAGTTGCACCCGCAGTACGTGCTGGAAAACGGCGTGGACTTCGCGCACTTCAAGTACGTGCACAACACGCCGATCGTGCCGGTGTTCACCCGCCACGACTTCGGCGAGCCGGTATCTTTTGTGGACTTCACCATCACCTTCGAGGGCGATGACGGGCAGCGGATCGAGGACGTCAACAGCGGCGTCGAGGCGATCAACGGCGGGCTGGGCATCGCGGTGACGAAGAGCTGGGGCATGGTCGACAACCGCACCATCTCGGCGATCACCCCGGTCGACGACTGCACCTCCGATGTCCGGTTCATGGTGTACATCGGCCGCACGCCGCACAAGGATCCGGTCCGCGCCGAGATGAAGGCCCAGGAGTTCGGCCGAGAAGTCATCCGGCAGTTCGAACAGGACATCGAAATCTGGCAGCACCAGCGGTATTCGGATCCGCCCGCGCTCGCCACCGACGAGTACGAAGGGTTCACGGCAATCCGCAAGTGGGCCAAGCAGTTCTATCCCGACGGCATCGGTGGCAGCGCCGCCGAAGTCTACGCAGCATCCCAGAAAGGCTGA
- a CDS encoding oxygenase MpaB family protein → MTNAKLDEMRQKGDPVADRAVEAVFNRNGVSAVNAVMQTLVRVDQPVPAELPPEVQQYLQDTVDLPEWADLGKIERGQQLFEVFGFQITLCLFCASLPSSYAAAKAVKVLYLTAQLDTNTRRRVLETGQFLIDVLSAGSLDEDGKGRRTIQKVRLMHAAVRLLIRERGKQQPKLWHRDWGTPINQEDLLATLLVFWFVVGEPMRRLGVEVSSEDQDAYLHLWNVIGHQLGVRDELLVFDVAQANALVDLIRSRHFKASPEGHDMTRALLVLLDQLTPSHRFDDTIPPLIRHLIGDKTADLLLVPRSDLGGEVRRIEHITNWFYVHVFGRPDKGDSARYELVLDIVRPFGRDLLRGLFELERGGERAPFALPDRLARNWELST, encoded by the coding sequence TTGACGAACGCAAAGCTCGATGAAATGCGACAGAAAGGCGATCCGGTGGCCGACCGTGCGGTCGAAGCCGTGTTTAACCGGAACGGTGTCAGCGCTGTCAACGCGGTGATGCAGACGCTGGTGCGGGTCGATCAGCCGGTCCCTGCGGAGCTTCCGCCGGAGGTTCAGCAGTACCTGCAGGACACTGTGGACCTGCCCGAGTGGGCAGACCTGGGCAAGATCGAGCGCGGACAGCAGCTATTCGAGGTGTTTGGTTTCCAGATCACGCTGTGCCTGTTCTGCGCGTCGCTTCCGTCGTCATACGCGGCAGCCAAAGCCGTGAAGGTGTTGTACCTGACCGCTCAGCTCGACACCAACACACGCCGACGGGTGCTGGAGACCGGCCAGTTCCTGATCGATGTGCTCAGCGCGGGCAGCCTCGATGAGGACGGCAAAGGTCGGCGCACCATCCAGAAGGTTCGGCTGATGCACGCGGCTGTGCGCTTATTGATCAGGGAGCGCGGCAAACAGCAGCCGAAACTTTGGCATCGCGACTGGGGTACACCGATCAACCAGGAGGACCTCCTTGCGACGCTCCTGGTTTTCTGGTTTGTCGTCGGTGAACCGATGCGTCGCCTCGGCGTGGAAGTGTCCTCCGAGGATCAGGACGCATACCTGCATTTATGGAACGTCATCGGGCACCAGCTCGGCGTGCGCGATGAGTTGTTGGTGTTCGACGTCGCCCAGGCCAACGCGCTAGTCGACCTCATCCGGAGCAGGCATTTCAAGGCGTCACCCGAAGGGCACGACATGACTCGTGCGCTCCTCGTACTGCTCGACCAGCTAACGCCCTCTCATCGGTTCGACGATACGATCCCACCGTTGATCCGCCATCTGATCGGCGACAAGACTGCGGACCTGTTGCTCGTGCCGCGGTCGGATCTCGGGGGCGAGGTCAGACGGATCGAACACATCACCAACTGGTTCTATGTTCACGTTTTCGGCCGCCCGGACAAGGGGGATTCCGCGCGCTATGAACTCGTGTTGGACATTGTCCGCCCATTCGGGCGCGATTTGCTGCGCGGGCTGTTCGAACTTGAGCGGGGTGGCGAACGGGCTCCGTTCGCCTTACCTGATCGTCTTGCCCGCAACTGGGAGCTCTCGACCTGA
- a CDS encoding acyl-CoA thioesterase domain-containing protein translates to MTIDDSAIMPEAFFTVDGDSYIPGPLTKGPWGAAMGGQIVGGLLGWGIEQSGIDPDFQPARLTVDLLRPVLLRPVRIQTSIQREGRRIRLIDAALIQRGEIVARASALFLRRGDHPDGQVWSLPVQMPELPTSYDGFPADMPFLIWGYGATFEGSPGIAAGEWEQSHAQKFAWARLFRPMVHGYPLTPFTRLAFAGDITSSLTHWGTGGLRYINADYTVTASRLPDGEFIGLAAQSHYGAAGVATGAATLFDCHGPLGTSSALAVAQPADAFQPTHT, encoded by the coding sequence GTGACGATCGACGATTCCGCCATCATGCCCGAGGCGTTCTTCACTGTCGACGGCGACTCCTACATCCCGGGCCCGCTGACGAAAGGCCCCTGGGGCGCGGCGATGGGCGGCCAGATCGTCGGAGGCCTGTTGGGTTGGGGGATAGAACAATCGGGCATCGATCCCGACTTTCAGCCCGCCCGCCTGACCGTCGACCTGTTGCGACCCGTGCTACTGCGGCCGGTGCGGATTCAGACCTCGATACAGCGGGAAGGCCGCCGCATCAGGCTGATCGACGCTGCCCTGATTCAGCGCGGCGAGATCGTCGCACGGGCCAGCGCGCTGTTCCTGCGCCGCGGCGATCATCCCGACGGCCAGGTGTGGTCCCTGCCGGTGCAGATGCCCGAGCTGCCGACGTCCTACGACGGCTTCCCGGCCGACATGCCGTTTCTCATCTGGGGATACGGGGCCACCTTCGAGGGCAGTCCCGGCATCGCCGCGGGCGAATGGGAGCAATCGCACGCCCAGAAGTTCGCCTGGGCGAGGCTATTTCGCCCGATGGTGCACGGCTACCCGCTGACGCCGTTTACCCGTCTGGCCTTCGCCGGCGATATCACCAGTTCGCTCACGCATTGGGGCACAGGCGGATTGCGCTACATCAATGCCGACTACACCGTGACCGCGAGCCGACTGCCCGACGGCGAGTTCATCGGGCTCGCTGCCCAAAGCCACTACGGCGCGGCCGGTGTGGCTACCGGCGCGGCGACCCTGTTCGACTGCCACGGCCCCCTCGGCACCAGCTCCGCACTGGCCGTAGCCCAGCCCGCCGACGCGTTCCAACCGACCCACACGTAG
- the dapB gene encoding 4-hydroxy-tetrahydrodipicolinate reductase codes for MRVGVLGAKGKVGSAMVAGVQAADDLTLTAEVDAGDPMSLLTDHDTEVVIDFTHPDVVMGNLKFLIDNGIHAVVGTTGFTAERLEQVQVWLADSPETSVLIAPNFAIGAVLSMHFAKQAAPFFDSAEVVELHHPHKADAPSGTATRTAKLIAESRKGLPPNPDATSTGLPGARGADVDGIPVHSVRLAGLVAHQEVLFGTEGETLTIRHDSLDRTSFVPGVLLAVRRVRERPGLTVGLEPLLNLQ; via the coding sequence ATGCGGGTAGGCGTGCTGGGAGCCAAGGGCAAGGTCGGGTCGGCGATGGTGGCCGGTGTTCAGGCCGCCGACGATCTGACGTTGACCGCCGAGGTCGACGCCGGCGACCCGATGAGTCTGCTGACCGATCACGACACCGAGGTCGTGATCGACTTCACCCACCCCGACGTGGTGATGGGCAACCTGAAGTTTCTGATTGACAACGGAATTCACGCCGTGGTCGGCACCACCGGCTTCACCGCCGAGCGGCTGGAACAGGTGCAGGTGTGGCTGGCCGACAGCCCAGAAACTTCCGTGCTGATCGCGCCGAATTTCGCGATCGGCGCGGTGCTGTCCATGCATTTCGCGAAGCAGGCCGCGCCCTTCTTCGACTCCGCCGAGGTCGTCGAGCTGCATCACCCGCACAAGGCCGACGCGCCGTCAGGTACCGCGACTCGAACCGCGAAGCTGATCGCCGAATCTCGAAAAGGCTTGCCGCCCAACCCCGATGCCACCAGCACCGGCCTGCCCGGAGCGCGCGGCGCCGACGTCGACGGAATTCCGGTGCACTCGGTGCGGCTGGCCGGGCTGGTCGCTCACCAGGAGGTGTTGTTCGGCACGGAGGGGGAGACGCTGACCATCCGCCACGACAGCCTGGATCGCACGTCGTTCGTGCCGGGCGTGCTGCTGGCGGTGCGCCGGGTGCGGGAACGTCCCGGCCTGACGGTGGGGCTGGAGCCCCTGCTCAACCTGCAATGA
- a CDS encoding DUF7064 domain-containing protein, giving the protein MVDANDEFMHHPGPHRVWQESFFFSWFDAGADATGLARIGYHPSNHTADALLYTMRNGRVEGGYARLNARYTGTPDPGRLRIGALEFHMSEPMSKWRILLRGRDEVDLTFTALHAPYDFRAEAPPGQYIPPGIADVHMEQSGRVTGTIRMNGATYEIDGLGQRDKSWGDRDWRTIEGWNWIPMLFGPDFTMNCTLLISGGRAYPCGYIHHDGVNHAIRELAVDYEMAGLHVPSTSRITVTDVSGLRLEIQGNATAQSCLYRKGLVIQESAARFITTVDGQRRSGVGLTEHAWHGGPLGLLRVLPRLRAAARMVMR; this is encoded by the coding sequence ATGGTCGACGCGAATGACGAATTCATGCACCACCCAGGACCGCATCGCGTCTGGCAAGAAAGCTTCTTTTTCAGTTGGTTCGACGCCGGGGCGGACGCAACGGGTTTGGCTCGGATCGGATATCACCCCAGCAATCACACCGCTGACGCGCTGCTCTACACAATGCGAAACGGCCGGGTTGAGGGCGGCTACGCCAGACTCAACGCCCGCTACACCGGTACCCCCGATCCCGGCCGCCTGCGCATCGGGGCCCTGGAGTTTCACATGAGCGAACCGATGTCGAAGTGGCGGATACTGCTGCGGGGCCGTGACGAGGTGGATCTGACCTTCACCGCGCTGCACGCGCCGTACGATTTTCGCGCCGAAGCGCCTCCGGGCCAATACATTCCGCCCGGAATTGCGGATGTGCACATGGAGCAGTCCGGACGGGTCACGGGCACGATAAGGATGAACGGAGCGACCTACGAGATTGATGGCCTCGGTCAGCGAGACAAGTCGTGGGGGGACCGCGATTGGCGCACCATCGAAGGCTGGAATTGGATTCCGATGCTGTTCGGCCCAGACTTCACCATGAACTGCACTCTGCTTATCAGCGGGGGGCGCGCCTACCCCTGCGGCTACATCCACCATGACGGCGTGAACCATGCGATCAGGGAGTTGGCCGTGGACTACGAAATGGCCGGCCTTCATGTGCCGAGTACGTCGCGGATCACGGTCACCGACGTCAGCGGCCTGCGGCTCGAAATTCAAGGCAACGCAACCGCCCAATCATGCTTGTACCGAAAGGGTTTGGTGATCCAAGAGTCGGCGGCACGCTTTATAACGACCGTCGACGGTCAGCGCCGCAGCGGTGTTGGCCTGACCGAGCACGCGTGGCACGGCGGGCCACTGGGTCTGCTACGGGTGCTGCCTCGCCTGCGCGCTGCGGCGCGAATGGTCATGCGATGA
- a CDS encoding flavodoxin family protein, with the protein MFEAVVAGATDPEIEGVDVVRRAALTVSPVEMLGADGYLLGTPANLGYISGALKHAFDCAYYQLLDSTQGRPFGLYLHGNEGTEGAERAVDAITTGLGWVKAAATVTVSGKPGKDDVEACWNLGASVAAQLME; encoded by the coding sequence ATGTTCGAGGCGGTGGTGGCGGGGGCGACCGACCCCGAGATCGAAGGTGTGGACGTCGTGCGCCGGGCGGCGCTGACGGTGTCGCCGGTCGAGATGCTCGGCGCAGACGGTTACCTGCTCGGCACGCCTGCCAACCTCGGGTACATTTCGGGCGCTCTCAAGCACGCATTCGATTGCGCCTATTACCAATTGCTCGATTCGACTCAGGGACGTCCGTTCGGCTTGTACCTGCACGGAAACGAGGGCACCGAGGGTGCCGAGCGGGCCGTCGATGCCATCACGACGGGCCTGGGGTGGGTGAAAGCCGCAGCGACCGTAACGGTTTCAGGTAAACCCGGCAAGGACGACGTCGAGGCGTGCTGGAATCTCGGGGCGAGTGTCGCTGCCCAGTTGATGGAGTGA
- a CDS encoding ATP-binding protein — translation MPVTFACMICSAELRPNAKFCDECGGPVAVSSTPAEYKQVTVLFADVVHSMEIAAAVGAERWREILTELLNRSSTVVHRYGGRVDKFTGDGMMAVFGAPAALEDHALRACLAALAIQDEAKRLAVDVDRRDGVDLQLRIGLNSGEVITGQVGSAALGYTAIGEQVGMAQRMESVAPPSGVVLSETTARLVQGAAVLGEQQMMRIKGDGVVPTRRLLGVAAQRQQAGPSYSTLVGREWELGTLAAMLDRSIAGRGSVVGVTGPPGIGKTRLAREAVQLAKDRDVEVFVTFCESHASDVPFRVVARLLRAVGQLSGLDDQTARARVRAQFPDADPQDLLLLDDLLGIADPEVELPKIDPDARRRRLTALINTAQLARTRPAIFIVEDAHWIDEASESMLADFVAVFPQTRSLLLITYRPEYHGALHHVAGAQTIALVPLSQSETSMLVAELLGPDPSVDEVAQIIAARSAGNPFFAEEIARELAERGVLVGQRGGYACRTDVAAVGVPATLQAAIAARIDRLSPAAKHTVAAAAVIGSRFSYDLLASLGIDPCVDELINAELIDQVRFTPRAEYVFRHPLIRTVAYESQLKSDRAQMHRQLATMIEAREPESAEQYAALIAEHLEAAGDGYAAFGWHMRAATWATNRDIAAARLSWERARKISDALPAEDPHRTVMRIAPRTMLCGIAWRVHAHAAGDRFDELRELCDAADDKASLAIAMAGLVMDHAHQARMREASQLASEAWALAESIGDPALTVGLSTAAIYAKGSSGELGDVLRWSQRVIDLADGDPSKGNFIIGSPLASAFTTRAIARYCLGRPGWRDDLRHGLAMARGADPMSYALAVAYIYNAGIPLGVLTADDRAVRETADALRIVERSGDDVALAYTQMALGVALVHRPTTAERDRGQELLAEVGDAFARGGHNLGELPIVKVYLARERARGGDHDDAISLMREGQRLACGFWRERATGVLIETLLERGTEADVAEAEAAVEQMAAAPADEAPVMRDIWLLRLQALLARARGDAVAYAHFRDRHRETARSLEFDGHVAWAEETP, via the coding sequence ATGCCGGTTACGTTCGCGTGCATGATCTGCAGCGCAGAATTGCGGCCGAACGCCAAATTCTGCGACGAGTGCGGTGGGCCGGTTGCGGTGTCGAGCACCCCGGCCGAGTACAAGCAGGTGACGGTGCTGTTCGCTGACGTGGTGCACTCGATGGAAATCGCGGCAGCGGTCGGCGCGGAGCGTTGGCGCGAGATCCTGACCGAGCTACTCAACCGTTCGTCCACGGTGGTGCACCGCTACGGCGGTCGGGTCGACAAGTTCACCGGCGACGGCATGATGGCTGTGTTTGGTGCGCCGGCGGCTTTGGAAGATCACGCGCTGCGGGCATGTTTGGCCGCGCTCGCCATTCAGGATGAGGCCAAGCGGCTGGCGGTTGACGTCGACCGCCGCGACGGTGTTGATCTGCAACTGCGGATAGGGCTGAATTCCGGCGAGGTGATTACCGGTCAGGTCGGTTCGGCTGCGTTGGGCTACACCGCAATTGGTGAGCAGGTGGGGATGGCTCAGCGGATGGAGTCCGTGGCTCCGCCGAGTGGTGTCGTGCTCAGCGAAACCACTGCGCGGCTGGTCCAGGGCGCGGCGGTGTTGGGCGAGCAGCAGATGATGCGCATTAAGGGCGACGGCGTGGTGCCGACGCGGCGGCTGCTGGGCGTGGCGGCGCAGCGCCAGCAGGCCGGTCCGTCGTATTCAACGTTGGTGGGGCGTGAGTGGGAGTTGGGCACACTGGCGGCGATGCTGGATCGGTCGATAGCTGGACGCGGGTCGGTGGTCGGTGTGACCGGTCCTCCCGGCATCGGGAAAACCCGACTTGCCCGCGAAGCCGTGCAGCTGGCGAAAGACCGTGACGTCGAGGTGTTTGTCACCTTCTGCGAATCCCATGCCAGCGACGTGCCTTTCCGGGTGGTTGCGCGACTGCTGCGCGCCGTAGGGCAGCTCAGTGGTCTGGACGATCAGACCGCGCGAGCGCGCGTGCGGGCGCAGTTTCCCGACGCCGACCCGCAGGACCTGCTGTTGCTTGATGACCTGCTGGGCATCGCCGATCCCGAGGTGGAGCTGCCCAAGATCGATCCGGACGCGCGGCGGCGGCGCTTGACCGCGCTGATCAACACGGCCCAGCTGGCCCGCACCCGACCGGCAATTTTCATCGTGGAGGATGCGCACTGGATCGACGAGGCCAGCGAATCCATGCTGGCTGACTTTGTAGCAGTGTTCCCCCAGACTCGCTCGTTGCTGCTAATCACTTATCGCCCCGAATACCACGGAGCCCTGCATCATGTCGCCGGTGCACAGACGATTGCTCTGGTACCCCTGAGCCAGTCGGAAACCTCAATGCTGGTCGCTGAGCTGCTCGGCCCCGATCCGTCCGTCGATGAGGTCGCCCAGATCATCGCCGCGCGCTCTGCCGGTAACCCGTTTTTCGCCGAGGAAATTGCACGTGAGCTCGCCGAACGTGGCGTGCTAGTGGGGCAGCGTGGCGGCTACGCGTGCCGCACCGATGTGGCAGCGGTCGGTGTGCCGGCAACGCTGCAGGCGGCAATCGCTGCGCGCATTGACCGGCTCAGCCCGGCGGCCAAACACACCGTTGCCGCGGCAGCGGTCATCGGGTCGCGGTTCAGCTACGATCTGCTGGCAAGCCTGGGCATCGATCCGTGCGTCGACGAGCTGATCAACGCTGAGCTCATCGACCAAGTGCGGTTCACTCCCCGCGCCGAGTATGTGTTTCGGCATCCGCTGATCCGCACCGTGGCCTACGAATCGCAACTCAAATCCGATCGCGCCCAGATGCATCGGCAGCTGGCGACCATGATCGAAGCCCGCGAGCCAGAATCGGCCGAGCAGTACGCGGCGCTGATCGCCGAACATCTGGAGGCCGCCGGTGATGGGTACGCCGCATTCGGCTGGCACATGCGTGCGGCAACGTGGGCGACCAACCGCGACATCGCCGCCGCGCGTCTGAGCTGGGAGCGCGCGCGAAAGATCTCCGATGCGCTTCCCGCCGAGGACCCGCACCGCACGGTCATGCGCATTGCGCCGCGCACGATGTTGTGCGGGATCGCCTGGCGAGTCCATGCACATGCGGCAGGCGACCGCTTCGATGAATTGCGGGAGTTGTGTGACGCTGCCGATGACAAGGCGTCGCTGGCCATCGCAATGGCCGGGCTGGTGATGGATCACGCGCATCAGGCCCGGATGCGCGAGGCCTCGCAGCTGGCATCGGAAGCCTGGGCACTCGCCGAGTCGATCGGCGATCCGGCTTTGACGGTGGGACTGTCTACCGCGGCCATTTATGCCAAAGGTTCAAGTGGTGAGTTGGGTGACGTGCTGCGGTGGTCACAACGAGTCATTGACCTGGCCGACGGCGACCCGTCTAAAGGCAACTTCATCATCGGGTCTCCGTTAGCAAGCGCGTTTACGACGCGGGCTATTGCCCGTTATTGCCTGGGCCGTCCCGGATGGCGAGACGACCTTCGGCACGGCCTCGCCATGGCCCGCGGCGCCGACCCAATGTCATACGCGCTGGCCGTCGCCTACATCTACAACGCAGGGATACCGCTTGGAGTCCTGACGGCCGACGATCGCGCGGTGCGCGAGACCGCAGATGCCTTACGGATTGTCGAACGATCCGGTGATGATGTAGCGCTGGCCTACACCCAGATGGCCCTGGGCGTCGCGTTGGTGCATCGCCCAACGACTGCCGAGCGCGACCGTGGGCAGGAACTCCTGGCGGAAGTCGGCGACGCGTTCGCGCGCGGGGGACACAACCTGGGCGAATTACCAATCGTCAAGGTGTACTTGGCCCGTGAGAGGGCTAGGGGCGGCGATCACGATGACGCCATATCGCTGATGCGCGAGGGACAACGGCTGGCGTGCGGGTTTTGGAGGGAACGGGCGACGGGTGTTCTGATCGAGACACTGCTGGAGCGCGGGACGGAGGCTGACGTGGCTGAAGCCGAGGCTGCGGTCGAGCAGATGGCGGCCGCGCCAGCCGATGAGGCCCCCGTGATGCGCGACATCTGGCTGCTGCGACTACAAGCTCTACTGGCGCGGGCTCGCGGCGATGCCGTGGCTTATGCGCACTTCAGGGATCGACACCGTGAGACGGCGAGATCGCTTGAGTTTGACGGGCACGTAGCGTGGGCGGAAGAAACGCCATGA